A genomic segment from Mus caroli chromosome 17, CAROLI_EIJ_v1.1, whole genome shotgun sequence encodes:
- the Fance gene encoding Fanconi anemia group E protein: protein MITSLPAPLRSLGPAPSGYTGCSEFPWPGEICAAGVAFRSRVSWPPPRVRSALATPVSDTVASAGAAPWATLEAPARLLLQALQAGPEGARRGLGVLRALGRRAEHFPWDGFLEALGHVEPEVRGPDGRLELVPLLLRLPGVCRKNLLSLLLALLPSLPESGLHSVLQLHHQDTSSTPDAWLHALGELLRRDVGVGAAVEGSSPLTRSCQSQLRDLCGRLGQGGRGLKLAQAPDPEQEDRLSQLCGKRTKEPEEAASPESERSPKRFRGCEEEVGGKEPEERPTLESLGSPPDAGGVLPDTEAQAPETGPGVEGPKGPAESVELPKVVQDQVPRLQLLLKAFQEGLEGQEEPLADLQFLHECSPSEMELLCRELQLPQLPDGGLLQLCSHLLGLTPALSLSNASVLARSLFLDRIRYLPSSASRLLRVALVSFCVKYTYAICRAVLCPLLQDPHVGPAQTELLCSLIKDESLEPDMQVQILGQVLELAWREETSFLVLQTLLERQVEMTPEVFSVLVQRLCKEGPAATTSMAYAKLMLTVMTKYQASITEQQSLDLAVALEPNATFLKKALQAALRHVTH from the exons ATGATCACGTCCCTTCCGGCCCCGCTCCGCTCGCTAGGTCCCGCCCCTTCAGGCTATACTGGATGCTCCGAGTTTCCTTGGCCCGGGGAGATTTGTGCGGCTGGAGTGGCGTTCCGATCCCGCGTGTCCTGGCCGCCGCCCCGCGTTCGCTCTGCGCTGGCGACGCCGGTGTCGGACACCGTAGCCTCGGCCGGAGCGGCGCCCTGGGCGACCCTGGAGGCCCCTGCCCGCCTCCTGCTTCAGGCGCTACAGGCAGGGCCTGAGGGTGCGCGGCGCGGGCTTGGGGTTCTGCGCGCCCTCGGCCGCCGCGCGGAGCACTTCCCTTGGGATGGCTTCCTGGAGGCGCTGGGCCACGTAGAGCCCGAGGTGCGGGGCCCCGACGGCCGCCTGGAGCT GGTCCCACTGTTGCTCCGGCTGCCTGGGGTCTGCAGGAAGAAcctgctgtccctgctgctgGCTCTCCTACCGTCCTTACCTGAAAGCGGACTCCACTCTGTGCTGCAGCTCCACCATCAGGACACATCTTCTACCCCTGATGCCTGGCTCCATGCCCTGGGGGAGCTGCTGCGAAGGGATGTGGGGGTTGGAGCGGCTGTGGAGGGGTCTTCTCCATTGACCAGAAGCTGTCAGTCACAGCTCCGGGACCTGTGTGGGCGGCTGGGCCAAGGCGGGAGGGGGCTGAAACTGGCCCAGGCTCCAGATCCTGAACAAGAGGACAGACTCTCACAGCTTTGCGGGAAACGGACGAAAGAGCCAGAAGAGGCTGCCAGCCCTGAGTCAGAGAGATCCCCTAAAAGGTTCCGGGGCtgtgaggaggaggtgggaggaaaggaACCGGAAGAGAGACCCACTCTGGAGTCACTGGGATCCCCACCAGATGCAGGAGGCGTGTTGCCTGACACTGAAGCCCAGGCTCCGGAGACTGGCCCTGGCGTGGAGGGTCCCAAGGGTCCCGCTGAGAGTGTGGAGTTGCCCAAAGTTGTCCAG GACCAGGTGCCcaggctgcagctgctgctgaagGCCTTCCAGGAG GGGCTGGAGGGGCAGGAGGAACCCCTAGCGGACCTGCAGTTTCTTCATGAATGTAGTCCCAGCGAG ATGGAGTTGCTGTGCAGGGAACTACAGCTACCCCAGCTCCCTGATGGAGGTCTCCTGCAGCTCTGCAGCCACCTGCTGGGTCTCACACCAGCTCTCAGCCTCAGCAATGCCTCTGTGCTGGCCAGGAGCCTCTTTCTTGACCGG ATCCGCTACCTGCCGTCTTCTGCCTCCAGGCTTCTCAGAGTGGCCCTCGTCTCCTTCTGTGTAAAGTACACCTACGCCATCTGCAGGGCTGTCCTCTGTCCCTtgctccaggacccacatgtag GTCCTGCGCAGACCGAGTTACTGTGTTCCCTCATAAAGGATGAGTCCCTGGAGCCAGACATGCAGGTCCAGATTTTGGG GCAGGTCCTGGAGCTGGCCTGGAGAGAAGAGACCTCGTTCCTGGTGTTGCAGACGCTCCTGGAACGGCAA GTAGAGATGACCCCTGAGGTGTTCAGTGTCTTGGTGCAGAGACTCTGCAAAGAGGGACCAGCAGCCACTACCTCCATGGCCTATGCCAAGCTGATGCTGACGGTGATGACCAAGTACCAGGCCAGT ATCACAGAGCAGCAGAGCCTGGACCTGGCTGTGGCCCTAGAGCCCAACGCCACCTTCCTGAAGAAGGCCCTGCAGGCAGCGTTGAGACATGTGACCCATTGA